A stretch of Malus sylvestris chromosome 11, drMalSylv7.2, whole genome shotgun sequence DNA encodes these proteins:
- the LOC126590856 gene encoding uncharacterized protein LOC126590856 isoform X2 gives MRNAAAMAVRQLLRTVLSGSSSSSSTVTAISSSPPKPKTPISNQHFSPNLHLPKRCRLLYNVYATKPMARLIPMAMAASLFPHITSHTLALKPYIWPFPRSPTPTTLLFLRPFSLSARSVNCFSVPQTPRSPNSFNGDVGPYLSCSMPHQSLKVAVLLSGGVDSSVALRLLHAAGHSCTAFYLKIWFQEDFENFWSECPWEEDLKYAKAVCNQVDVPLEVVHLTDEYWKNVVSYIIEEYQCGRTPNPDILCNTRIKFGAFMDAISSMKFDYVASGHYANVVHPPASQTDKDSVLELSQDMVKDQTYFLSNLSQAQLRRLIFPLGCLSKDEVRKLATKFDLPNKDRKDSQGICFLGKIKFSEFIARHIGEKEGVILEAESGDFLGNHRGFWFYTIGQRQGLHLPGGPWYVVEKDIKNNVVFVSRNYFSVDKRRRLFRVGSLKWLNGLSPNQISQLECKVRHGPAFCKCSFIMEPGEDGHEDVAVVHLSQDDQGLAAGQFAAFYQGRTCLGSGVILESWDDQGFPVCARAHENARMEDKSLLGKPVKIKVKPENLLTESGEVDGVELCGGLKNPGIAATKQPMATTEQQKHTNFQTQDQEVSCRRAGQFQMKRMEWK, from the exons ATGAGAAACGCAGCTGCTATGGCTGTACGGCAATTGCTTCGCACCGTCTTATCTGGAAGCTCCTCCTCGTCATCCACTGTTACCGCCATTTCCTCCTCCcctccaaaaccaaaaaccccAATTTCAAATCAGCACTTTTCCCCCAACCTCCACCTTCCGAAACGCTGTCGTTTACTGTATAATGTGTATGCTACGAAACCAATGGCGAGATTAATACCAATGGCCATGGCAGCCTCTCTATTCCCCCACATCACCTCCCACACTCTCGCTCTCAAACCCTATATCTGGCCTTTTCCTCGCTCTCCAACCCCGACAACTCTCCTCTTCCTCagacccttctctctctccgcCCGCTCCGTCAACTGCTTCTCGGTCCCCCAAACTCCGCGCTCTCCAAACAGCTTCAATGGAGATGTAGGCCCTTACTTGTCCTGTTCTATGCCCCATCAGAGCCTTAAAGTCGCCGTCTTGCTTAGCGGTGGCGTCGATAGCAGTGTCGCCCTCCGCCTCCTCCATGCCGCCGGTCACTCCTGCACCGCCTTCTACCTCAAAATTTGGTTCCAA GAAGACTTTGAGAACTTTTGGTCAGAATGCCCATGGGAAGAAGACTTGAAGTATGCAAAAGCTGTCTGCAATCAG GTTGATGTCCCACTAGAAGTTGTGCATTTGACGGATGAATattggaagaatgtg GTTTCCTACATTATTGAAGAGTATCAATGTGGCAGAACTCCTAACCCCGATATTCTTTGCAATACAAGAATAAAGTTTG GTGCATTCATGGACGCCATCAGCAGTATGAAGTTTGACTATGTGGCATCTGGGCATTACGCGAATGTTGTCCACCCACCTGCAAGTCAAACGGACAAAGATTCTGTTCTAGAACTCTCACAAGATATG GTGAAGGATCAAACATACTTCCTTTCAAATCTTTCTCAGGCCCAGCTTAGGAGATTAATATTCCCACTTGGTTGTCTGTCAAAG GATGAAGTTCGCAAACTTGCAACAAAGTTTGATCTGCCTAACAAAGACAGAAAGGATTCACAAGGAATATGCTTTCTAGGGAAG aTCAAGTTCAGTGAATTTATAGCGAGACACATAGGGGAGAAGGAAGGTGTCATATTGGAAGCTGAGTCAGGAGATTTCCTAGGAAATCATCGGGGGTTTTGGTTCTACACAATTGGTCAACGACAAGGTCTACACCTCCCTGGAGGACCCTG GTATGTTGTCGAGAAGGATATAAAAAACAATGTCGTTTTTGTGTCAAGAAATTACTTTTCAGTTGACAAAAGAAGGCGCCTGTTTCGTGTAGGCTCCTTGAAATGGCTAAATGGTTTGTCCCCAAACCAGATCAGTCAGCTAGAGTGCAAG GTTAGGCATGGGCCTGCCTTTTGTAAGTGCAGCTTTATAATGGAACCTGGTGAAGATGGTCATGAAGATGTCGCAGTTGTCCACTTATCTCAAGATGATCAAGGCCTGGCAGCTGGGCAGTTTGCGGCCTTTTACCAAGGAAGAACCTGCTTGGGCTCCGGTGTAATTTTGGAGTCTTGGGATGATCAAGGTTTTCCAGTGTGTGCAAGAGCCCATGAAAATGCAAGAATGGAAGATAAATCACTTCTCGGTAAACCAGTTAAGATAAAAGTAAAGCCAGAGAATCTTTTAACAGAGTCTGGTGAGGTAGATGGCGTGGAACTTTGTGGAGGACTGAAAAATCCTGGAATTGCTGCTACTAAACAACCAAT GGCAACAACAGAGCAGCAGAAGCACACCAACTTTCAAACCCAAGACCAAGAGGTGTCATGCAGGAGAGCTGGGCAGTTTCAGATGAAGCGTATGGAATGGAAATAA
- the LOC126590856 gene encoding uncharacterized protein LOC126590856 isoform X1: MRNAAAMAVRQLLRTVLSGSSSSSSTVTAISSSPPKPKTPISNQHFSPNLHLPKRCRLLYNVYATKPMARLIPMAMAASLFPHITSHTLALKPYIWPFPRSPTPTTLLFLRPFSLSARSVNCFSVPQTPRSPNSFNGDVGPYLSCSMPHQSLKVAVLLSGGVDSSVALRLLHAAGHSCTAFYLKIWFQEDFENFWSECPWEEDLKYAKAVCNQVDVPLEVVHLTDEYWKNVVSYIIEEYQCGRTPNPDILCNTRIKFGAFMDAISSMKFDYVASGHYANVVHPPASQTDKDSVLELSQDMVKDQTYFLSNLSQAQLRRLIFPLGCLSKDEVRKLATKFDLPNKDRKDSQGICFLGKIKFSEFIARHIGEKEGVILEAESGDFLGNHRGFWFYTIGQRQGLHLPGGPWYVVEKDIKNNVVFVSRNYFSVDKRRRLFRVGSLKWLNGLSPNQISQLECKVRHGPAFCKCSFIMEPGEDGHEDVAVVHLSQDDQGLAAGQFAAFYQGRTCLGSGVILESWDDQGFPVCARAHENARMEDKSLLGKPVKIKVKPENLLTESGEVDGVELCGGLKNPGIAATKQPIAAEAHQLSNPRPRGVMQESWAVSDEAYGMEIKEISNLFRFHAHPIRRNVK; this comes from the exons ATGAGAAACGCAGCTGCTATGGCTGTACGGCAATTGCTTCGCACCGTCTTATCTGGAAGCTCCTCCTCGTCATCCACTGTTACCGCCATTTCCTCCTCCcctccaaaaccaaaaaccccAATTTCAAATCAGCACTTTTCCCCCAACCTCCACCTTCCGAAACGCTGTCGTTTACTGTATAATGTGTATGCTACGAAACCAATGGCGAGATTAATACCAATGGCCATGGCAGCCTCTCTATTCCCCCACATCACCTCCCACACTCTCGCTCTCAAACCCTATATCTGGCCTTTTCCTCGCTCTCCAACCCCGACAACTCTCCTCTTCCTCagacccttctctctctccgcCCGCTCCGTCAACTGCTTCTCGGTCCCCCAAACTCCGCGCTCTCCAAACAGCTTCAATGGAGATGTAGGCCCTTACTTGTCCTGTTCTATGCCCCATCAGAGCCTTAAAGTCGCCGTCTTGCTTAGCGGTGGCGTCGATAGCAGTGTCGCCCTCCGCCTCCTCCATGCCGCCGGTCACTCCTGCACCGCCTTCTACCTCAAAATTTGGTTCCAA GAAGACTTTGAGAACTTTTGGTCAGAATGCCCATGGGAAGAAGACTTGAAGTATGCAAAAGCTGTCTGCAATCAG GTTGATGTCCCACTAGAAGTTGTGCATTTGACGGATGAATattggaagaatgtg GTTTCCTACATTATTGAAGAGTATCAATGTGGCAGAACTCCTAACCCCGATATTCTTTGCAATACAAGAATAAAGTTTG GTGCATTCATGGACGCCATCAGCAGTATGAAGTTTGACTATGTGGCATCTGGGCATTACGCGAATGTTGTCCACCCACCTGCAAGTCAAACGGACAAAGATTCTGTTCTAGAACTCTCACAAGATATG GTGAAGGATCAAACATACTTCCTTTCAAATCTTTCTCAGGCCCAGCTTAGGAGATTAATATTCCCACTTGGTTGTCTGTCAAAG GATGAAGTTCGCAAACTTGCAACAAAGTTTGATCTGCCTAACAAAGACAGAAAGGATTCACAAGGAATATGCTTTCTAGGGAAG aTCAAGTTCAGTGAATTTATAGCGAGACACATAGGGGAGAAGGAAGGTGTCATATTGGAAGCTGAGTCAGGAGATTTCCTAGGAAATCATCGGGGGTTTTGGTTCTACACAATTGGTCAACGACAAGGTCTACACCTCCCTGGAGGACCCTG GTATGTTGTCGAGAAGGATATAAAAAACAATGTCGTTTTTGTGTCAAGAAATTACTTTTCAGTTGACAAAAGAAGGCGCCTGTTTCGTGTAGGCTCCTTGAAATGGCTAAATGGTTTGTCCCCAAACCAGATCAGTCAGCTAGAGTGCAAG GTTAGGCATGGGCCTGCCTTTTGTAAGTGCAGCTTTATAATGGAACCTGGTGAAGATGGTCATGAAGATGTCGCAGTTGTCCACTTATCTCAAGATGATCAAGGCCTGGCAGCTGGGCAGTTTGCGGCCTTTTACCAAGGAAGAACCTGCTTGGGCTCCGGTGTAATTTTGGAGTCTTGGGATGATCAAGGTTTTCCAGTGTGTGCAAGAGCCCATGAAAATGCAAGAATGGAAGATAAATCACTTCTCGGTAAACCAGTTAAGATAAAAGTAAAGCCAGAGAATCTTTTAACAGAGTCTGGTGAGGTAGATGGCGTGGAACTTTGTGGAGGACTGAAAAATCCTGGAATTGCTGCTACTAAACAACCAAT AGCAGCAGAAGCACACCAACTTTCAAACCCAAGACCAAGAGGTGTCATGCAGGAGAGCTGGGCAGTTTCAGATGAAGCGTATGGAATGGAAATAAAGGAAATTTCGAATCTGTTTCGATTTCATGCTCATCCTATTCGGAGGAATGTAAAATAA